A window from Rana temporaria chromosome 8, aRanTem1.1, whole genome shotgun sequence encodes these proteins:
- the LOC120910696 gene encoding beta-microseminoprotein-like, protein MRILVTVCIVLAVSVALSSAVCTQGKLNLNFKTRTKGCMHKGTFHKIDTKWTVKCEECECSESGLYCCTSAPMPSGYDKEACNMMLDKESCTYKVTRKDDPSIPCEYKSMKG, encoded by the exons ATG AGGATCCTTGTAACAGTGTGTATTGTGCTCGCAGTCTCAGTGGCACTGTCCAGTGCTGTCTGTACACAGGGTAAATTAAACCTAAACTTTAAAACAAGAACTAAAG GGTGTATGCATAAGGGTACATTTCATAAAATTGATACCAAGTGGACTGTCAAATGTGAAGAGTGCGAGTGTTCGGAGAGTGGGCTGTACTGTTGCACCAG TGCTCCTATGCCATCTGGCTATGACAAAGAGGCATGTAACATGATGCTTGATAAGGAATCATGTACATACAAAGTGACCAGAAAAGATGACCCATCCATTCCATGCGAGTACAAATCAATGAAAGGGTAA